Proteins found in one Campylobacter canadensis genomic segment:
- a CDS encoding RDD family protein — translation MANKYELILEKLEKEEKSLASFEKRITAYIIDLFIIWFACAIFLPFVIDKDTLIRLRELIYEYETIDPDNLYTTITSSFVKFIVFLFIFQTVYYFICFYYCSATIGMYILKIKTIDNESLDSPNIISSFLKALIITMMSWILQGILFLFALANPLRMTFADMFSNTLVVNN, via the coding sequence ATGGCAAATAAATATGAACTTATCTTAGAAAAATTAGAAAAAGAAGAAAAATCATTAGCTAGTTTTGAAAAAAGAATAACAGCTTATATAATTGATTTATTTATTATATGGTTTGCGTGTGCAATATTTTTGCCTTTTGTTATTGATAAAGATACTTTGATTAGATTAAGAGAGCTTATTTATGAGTATGAAACAATAGACCCTGATAATTTATATACTACTATTACTAGTTCTTTTGTTAAATTTATAGTTTTTTTGTTTATATTTCAAACTGTTTATTATTTTATTTGTTTTTACTATTGCTCTGCAACTATTGGTATGTATATTTTAAAGATAAAAACAATTGATAATGAAAGCTTAGATAGCCCAAATATAATTTCATCTTTTTTAAAAGCTTTAATTATTACTATGATGTCTTGGATACTTCAAGGAATTTTATTTTTATTTGCTCTTGCAAACCCTTTAAGAATGACTTTTGCTGATATGTTTAGCAATACACTGGTAGTAAATAATTGA
- a CDS encoding EamA family transporter produces the protein MWQLSLTTIIWAFSFPIIGYFISGKMDSYFAILVRTLIAFLVFLPLINYKIQNKLKLIFMCIGALEIGIMYLFYYNSFLFLSVSEVALFTIFTPFYVSLFYDLFSKKFRFIYLISISISVFGAYIIKEGSISDNFLKGFILIQLANIVFAAGQSLYKYISNKFNITSHKEVFGYFFSGALIFSLAAFIFLGDFNKIPKDSTSYFALIYLGLIASSLGYFLWNKGASLVNSGTLALMNNAIIPVSIIINLTFFKIDIDLKSFCLGSLIMIFASFLHYFLNKKKQLFY, from the coding sequence ATGTGGCAACTATCACTTACTACTATTATTTGGGCATTTTCTTTTCCTATTATTGGATATTTTATAAGCGGCAAAATGGATAGTTATTTTGCTATTTTAGTAAGGACTTTAATAGCCTTTTTAGTATTTTTGCCTCTAATAAATTATAAAATACAAAATAAATTAAAACTTATTTTTATGTGCATAGGAGCGCTTGAAATTGGAATTATGTATTTATTTTATTATAATTCTTTTTTATTTTTAAGTGTAAGCGAAGTTGCACTTTTTACTATTTTTACTCCTTTTTATGTGTCTTTATTTTATGATTTATTTTCAAAAAAATTTCGCTTTATTTATCTTATTAGCATTAGTATTAGCGTTTTTGGTGCTTATATTATTAAAGAAGGTAGCATAAGTGATAATTTTTTAAAAGGTTTTATTTTAATACAACTTGCTAATATAGTTTTTGCAGCAGGACAAAGTCTTTATAAATATATTAGCAACAAATTTAATATCACTTCTCATAAAGAAGTTTTTGGGTATTTTTTTAGTGGGGCTTTAATTTTTAGCTTAGCTGCTTTTATTTTTTTAGGTGATTTTAATAAAATTCCAAAAGATAGCACTTCATATTTTGCTTTAATTTATCTTGGCTTAATAGCTTCATCTTTAGGATATTTTTTATGGAATAAGGGTGCAAGTTTAGTAAATAGCGGGACTTTGGCCTTAATGAATAATGCAATAATCCCTGTCTCAATCATAATAAACCTTACTTTTTTTAAAATAGATATTGATTTAAAAAGTTTTTGTCTAGGCTCTTTAATTATGATTTTTGCAAGCTTTTTGCATTATTTTTTAAATAAGAAAAAACAATTATTTTATTAA
- a CDS encoding DNA adenine methylase — protein MNYIGSKLKLSSFIFSEVKSVVNTDLKDFVFCDLFSGTSIVARTFKPYVKQIISNDMEFYSFVLAKNYIENNIDEYIANLLINELNQAILEKKLNGFIYYNYSEFANRQYFTNENAIKIDTARITIEEWFENSYINDKEYYFLLTSLLESADKLANTASVYGAFLKKIKKSALKDLVIEKAEFLPTNQNNLVFNKNANELIKTIKGDVLYLDPPYNSREYGANYHLLNTIAKYDEFIPKGKTGLRDYTRSNWCKKAKVYDELEELVKNANFKYIFLSYNDEGLLSFNDIKNIFSKYGKYSYVSKDYQRFKADNDRVQKQGKTIEYLHILIK, from the coding sequence ATGAATTACATAGGTTCAAAATTAAAATTATCAAGCTTTATTTTTAGTGAAGTTAAAAGTGTTGTCAATACGGATTTAAAAGATTTTGTTTTTTGTGATTTATTTAGTGGAACTAGCATTGTGGCAAGAACTTTTAAGCCATATGTAAAACAAATAATTTCAAATGATATGGAGTTTTATAGCTTTGTATTAGCTAAAAATTACATAGAAAACAATATTGATGAATATATAGCAAATTTACTCATAAATGAGCTAAACCAAGCGATTTTAGAAAAAAAATTAAATGGGTTTATTTACTATAATTATTCAGAATTTGCAAATAGACAATATTTCACAAATGAAAACGCTATTAAAATTGACACTGCTAGAATAACAATAGAAGAGTGGTTTGAAAACTCATATATTAATGATAAAGAATATTATTTTTTATTAACATCTTTGCTTGAAAGTGCCGATAAATTAGCAAACACAGCATCAGTTTATGGGGCGTTTTTAAAAAAAATCAAAAAAAGTGCTTTAAAGGATTTAGTGATAGAAAAAGCAGAATTTTTACCCACAAATCAAAACAATTTAGTATTTAATAAAAACGCAAATGAGCTTATAAAGACGATAAAAGGGGATGTTTTATATCTTGACCCACCTTATAATTCTCGTGAATATGGAGCTAACTATCATTTGCTAAATACCATTGCAAAATACGATGAATTTATTCCTAAAGGTAAAACTGGACTAAGAGATTATACTCGTTCAAATTGGTGTAAAAAAGCTAAAGTGTATGATGAATTGGAAGAGCTAGTTAAAAATGCTAATTTTAAATATATTTTTTTAAGCTATAACGATGAAGGATTACTTAGTTTTAATGATATTAAAAATATCTTTTCTAAATATGGGAAATATTCTTATGTCAGTAAAGATTATCAAAGATTTAAAGCGGATAACGATAGAGTTCAAAAGCAAGGCAAAACAATAGAGTATTTACATATTTTAATAAAATAA
- a CDS encoding restriction endonuclease: MTKTELFINLAKPDENGFSRWVSVDEFVGIYKELQLGNGGSWCRASSTLARKYNVEFDKSISKGNAIDRIRLSGFNAKTIFNQNIRKDIKDYYKNQKCVMLGINGNSENTKIEIDHKDGRKNDLRVSDIKTQILKDFQPLCKAANDAKRQICKVCKETNKRWSAKNIKGNPYDFYKGDENYTDELGCVGCYQYDPVEYRLESVKKISQEASKAASEFIFNKLYKDDDL, encoded by the coding sequence ATGACAAAAACAGAACTTTTTATAAACCTTGCAAAGCCAGATGAAAACGGCTTTTCTCGTTGGGTTAGCGTAGATGAATTTGTTGGTATTTATAAAGAATTGCAACTTGGAAATGGTGGGAGTTGGTGTAGAGCAAGTAGTACTTTAGCTAGAAAATATAATGTAGAATTTGATAAAAGTATTAGTAAGGGAAATGCAATTGATAGAATAAGATTAAGCGGCTTTAATGCCAAGACTATTTTTAATCAAAATATTAGAAAAGATATAAAAGATTATTATAAAAATCAAAAATGTGTAATGCTGGGAATAAATGGTAATAGCGAAAATACAAAAATAGAAATAGATCATAAAGATGGTAGAAAAAATGATTTAAGAGTAAGTGATATTAAAACACAAATTTTAAAAGATTTTCAACCATTATGCAAGGCAGCAAATGATGCAAAAAGACAAATATGTAAAGTTTGCAAAGAAACAAATAAAAGATGGAGTGCTAAAAATATAAAAGGTAATCCTTATGATTTTTATAAAGGCGATGAAAATTATACCGATGAGTTAGGCTGTGTGGGTTGTTATCAGTATGATCCAGTAGAATATAGATTAGAAAGTGTAAAGAAAATAAGCCAAGAAGCTTCAAAAGCAGCTAGTGAATTTATTTTTAATAAACTTTATAAAGATGATGATTTATGA
- a CDS encoding TRM11 family SAM-dependent methyltransferase — MHINDINLNDWKNANIDVNSLWLIQNRDNSGKHKNIYHGNFIPQIPNQLIRRYTKENELILDPFFGSGTTLYECEKLNRKFLGIDINEKMYEYVLNTMGNDFDGSKFSLINYDNTNENIVYLIQEKLKALDTKSAQFIIFHPPYLDIVKFTNHNNDLSNINDLKTFVKIFLKTCENALQFLDKNRYFALVIGDVYKESEVKPLGFLLMNEIKKHFRVKLKGIIVKNIEGNRGKLGVNSIWQYRAIRSDYYIFKHEYIFVFKKEFL, encoded by the coding sequence ATGCATATTAATGATATAAATTTAAATGATTGGAAAAATGCAAATATTGATGTAAATAGCCTATGGCTTATACAAAATAGAGATAATTCTGGTAAACACAAAAATATATATCACGGCAATTTTATCCCACAAATTCCAAATCAGCTAATTAGACGCTATACAAAAGAAAATGAGCTTATTTTAGACCCATTTTTTGGTAGTGGAACAACCCTTTATGAATGTGAAAAATTAAATAGAAAATTTTTAGGAATTGATATTAATGAAAAAATGTATGAATATGTTTTAAATACTATGGGAAATGATTTTGATGGTTCAAAATTTAGCTTAATAAATTACGATAATACAAATGAAAATATAGTTTATTTAATACAAGAAAAACTAAAAGCATTAGATACAAAATCAGCACAATTTATTATATTTCATCCGCCTTATTTGGATATTGTAAAATTTACAAATCACAATAACGATTTAAGCAATATAAACGATTTGAAGACTTTTGTAAAAATATTTTTAAAAACTTGTGAAAATGCTTTACAATTTTTGGATAAAAATAGATATTTTGCATTAGTTATAGGAGATGTTTATAAAGAAAGCGAAGTAAAACCTTTGGGGTTTTTACTGATGAATGAAATTAAAAAACATTTTAGAGTAAAACTTAAAGGAATTATTGTAAAAAACATAGAAGGAAATCGTGGTAAACTAGGGGTTAATTCTATTTGGCAATATCGTGCAATTAGAAGTGATTATTATATCTTTAAACATGAATATATTTTTGTATTTAAAAAGGAGTTTTTATGA
- a CDS encoding BCCT family transporter: MIKTSFKKSVFLPSISVIIILSLCCIFMPQVTNSFITSIKNNIFKNFSWFYILSVSFFVCFMLILAFSKFGDIKLGDDDCKPSFSFSSWLAMLFATGMGVGLMYFGVAEPIIHKKTLNMSDNDAMLHTIFHWGIHPWAIYGVCALAMAYFGFRYKMPLSLRSAFYPFLKDKIYGFWGNLVDILALIVTVFGISTTLGYSASQLNAGLINLNILHSQSFLEQSVIIFIIISLATLSAISGLTKGLKILSEINLVLAILLMLFVLFIGDTTALLAKFSSNIGNYLQNIILLSFKTYAYEKEYLSWFNNWTIFYWAWWLSWAPFVGFFIAKISKGRSLREFIFGVLVVPTSFNILWFSIFGNSALTFNDILSAYSSSPENLLFHFLENFPFAYFSCILAMVVLTLFFITSADSGIFVLNSLSSAGSEKSYKWQSLLWGFILCVLAASLLYSGGLDAILNITMIVALPYALMMIIMCFSLLKGLLVDINYSYKKLTQATVYFSGEFWQERLAQILKQSKENDVKKFLHTRVKNAMLKLKNRLDIYGLSTQIISSDEEIKLVIKKELTKDFVYGVCVVKKHASKSIVDDKLLPTFSKEFIYEPQTFFIDSRNGYNIEYLNEQEIIVDILKQYERYLQLLFDDKNEIFTKDY, encoded by the coding sequence ATGATTAAAACAAGTTTTAAAAAATCAGTTTTTTTGCCTAGTATTAGCGTAATAATAATTTTAAGTCTTTGTTGTATTTTTATGCCACAAGTTACAAATAGTTTTATTACATCTATAAAAAACAATATTTTTAAAAATTTTTCTTGGTTTTATATTTTAAGTGTTAGTTTTTTTGTATGTTTTATGCTTATTTTAGCCTTTTCTAAATTTGGTGATATTAAATTAGGCGATGATGATTGCAAGCCTAGCTTTTCTTTTTCTTCTTGGCTTGCTATGCTTTTTGCTACTGGAATGGGCGTTGGACTTATGTATTTTGGTGTTGCAGAGCCAATAATTCACAAAAAAACTTTAAATATGAGCGATAATGATGCGATGTTGCACACTATTTTTCACTGGGGAATTCATCCTTGGGCTATTTATGGAGTGTGTGCTTTGGCTATGGCTTATTTTGGTTTTAGATATAAAATGCCACTTTCATTAAGGAGTGCTTTTTATCCTTTTTTAAAAGATAAGATTTATGGTTTTTGGGGAAATTTGGTTGATATTTTAGCTTTAATTGTAACAGTGTTTGGAATTAGCACAACCTTAGGTTATAGTGCTTCACAGCTTAATGCAGGTTTAATTAATTTAAATATTTTACACTCTCAAAGCTTTTTAGAGCAAAGTGTGATTATTTTTATAATTATTTCTTTAGCTACGCTTTCAGCTATCAGCGGACTTACAAAAGGGCTTAAAATCCTAAGTGAAATTAATTTAGTTTTAGCGATTTTGCTTATGCTTTTTGTTTTGTTTATAGGCGATACTACAGCACTTTTAGCTAAATTTAGCTCAAATATAGGTAATTATTTGCAAAATATAATCTTACTTTCTTTTAAAACTTATGCTTATGAAAAAGAGTATTTATCTTGGTTTAATAATTGGACCATATTTTATTGGGCTTGGTGGCTTAGCTGGGCTCCGTTTGTAGGATTTTTTATAGCAAAAATTTCAAAAGGAAGAAGCCTTAGAGAATTTATTTTTGGTGTTTTGGTTGTGCCTACTAGCTTTAATATTTTGTGGTTTAGTATATTTGGAAATAGTGCTTTAACTTTTAATGATATTTTAAGTGCTTATAGCTCTTCTCCTGAAAATTTATTATTTCATTTTTTAGAAAATTTTCCTTTTGCTTATTTTAGTTGTATTTTAGCTATGGTGGTTTTAACATTGTTTTTTATTACTTCAGCAGATAGTGGTATTTTTGTGCTAAATTCTTTAAGTAGTGCTGGAAGTGAAAAATCATACAAATGGCAAAGTCTTTTATGGGGATTTATTTTGTGCGTGTTAGCTGCTAGTTTGCTTTATTCAGGTGGCTTAGATGCTATTTTAAATATTACTATGATTGTTGCTTTACCTTATGCTTTAATGATGATTATTATGTGCTTTTCTTTATTAAAAGGTTTGCTTGTTGATATAAATTATTCTTATAAAAAACTAACTCAAGCTACTGTGTATTTTTCAGGTGAATTTTGGCAAGAGCGTTTAGCGCAAATTCTAAAGCAAAGTAAAGAAAACGATGTAAAAAAATTCTTACACACAAGGGTTAAAAACGCTATGCTGAAACTAAAAAATAGACTTGATATATATGGTTTAAGCACACAAATTATTAGCAGCGATGAAGAAATAAAATTAGTAATTAAAAAAGAGCTTACAAAGGACTTTGTTTATGGGGTTTGCGTAGTTAAAAAACACGCTAGTAAAAGCATTGTTGATGATAAATTATTGCCTACTTTTTCTAAGGAATTTATTTACGAGCCGCAAACTTTTTTTATTGATTCAAGAAATGGTTATAATATTGAATACTTAAACGAGCAAGAAATTATAGTAGATATTTTAAAGCAATATGAAAGATATTTACAGTTATTATTTGATGATAAAAATGAAATTTTTACTAAGGATTATTAA
- a CDS encoding pyridoxal-phosphate dependent enzyme yields MISTFSYFDKNFYVLRDDLLGEINGNKARKLYFLEQVKLPYKELISYGSTQSNALLAMSIYAKKHSLKLHFFCKRRCEIDGNLALALENKANIYYTDDKNPKQVAFDFFKNNKDSFFINEGVCDDFARFGFKKLADEIYDFYLNNNIDFDVFLPSGTGISAIYLEKYLHKLNPKIRVFTTACVANELYLQKQKEIFNKNSALNILKTQKKYHFAKLYKELFLLINDINLHSKIEFEYLYDSVGFLAILQNSSLLKKDIFYIHQGGNIGNITMRKRYLKNFHLL; encoded by the coding sequence ATGATTAGCACTTTTTCTTATTTTGATAAAAATTTTTATGTTTTAAGAGATGATTTATTAGGTGAAATTAATGGAAATAAAGCTAGAAAACTTTATTTTTTAGAGCAAGTTAAATTACCTTATAAAGAATTAATAAGCTATGGCAGCACCCAATCAAACGCACTTTTAGCAATGTCAATTTATGCAAAAAAGCACTCTTTGAAGTTGCACTTTTTTTGTAAAAGAAGGTGTGAAATTGATGGGAATTTAGCTCTTGCTTTAGAAAACAAGGCAAATATTTATTATACAGATGATAAAAATCCAAAACAAGTTGCCTTTGATTTTTTTAAAAACAACAAGGATAGTTTTTTCATAAATGAAGGTGTTTGTGATGATTTTGCAAGATTTGGTTTTAAAAAATTAGCTGATGAGATTTATGATTTTTACTTAAACAATAATATTGATTTTGATGTATTTTTGCCAAGTGGCACTGGTATTAGCGCTATTTATTTAGAAAAATATTTGCATAAATTAAATCCTAAAATTAGAGTTTTTACAACTGCTTGTGTGGCAAATGAACTTTATTTGCAAAAGCAAAAAGAAATTTTTAATAAAAATTCCGCCTTAAATATTTTAAAAACTCAAAAAAAATATCATTTTGCAAAACTTTATAAAGAGCTTTTTTTACTAATAAATGATATTAATTTGCACAGTAAGATTGAGTTTGAATATTTATATGATTCTGTTGGTTTTTTAGCGATTTTGCAAAACTCATCTTTATTAAAAAAAGATATTTTTTATATTCATCAAGGCGGCAACATAGGAAATATTACAATGCGTAAAAGATATTTGAAAAATTTTCATTTGCTTTAA
- the csrA gene encoding carbon storage regulator CsrA: MLIISRKIDSSLIIDGGIEIKILDIKGDNVKLGINAPKQTLVLREELINCVRDENIHANNDADLSSLKDILKNYKK; the protein is encoded by the coding sequence ATGTTAATTATTAGTAGAAAAATAGATAGCTCTTTGATTATTGATGGCGGAATCGAAATTAAGATTTTAGATATTAAAGGCGATAATGTAAAGCTTGGAATAAACGCTCCAAAGCAAACTTTAGTTTTAAGAGAAGAATTAATAAATTGTGTAAGAGATGAAAATATTCACGCAAATAATGATGCTGATTTATCATCTTTAAAAGATATTTTGAAAAATTATAAAAAATGA
- the truB gene encoding tRNA pseudouridine(55) synthase TruB (catalyzes isomerization of specific uridines in RNA to pseudouridine; responsible for residues in T loops of many tRNAs) — protein MIFLANKTINISSNNFVCKLSKQLHTKLGYSGTLDPFASGALLCACKKHTKLFRFLALDTKKYQACIWFGASSPSLDNENISLSDERRPSLDEINNAFLTLQGQINYIPPIFSAKKINGIRAYKLARENKEVKFKESTMFVKAKILNYNYPFLSFELECSKGAYVRSYAQKICEFLNIKGTLSALRRLSEGAFSEFKEYDAYLSVALKECFYSKDKSDILLGKKLDLNDFNVREDGFYKIDLGDYFAILKVQNNSIFYELNRIEKC, from the coding sequence ATGATATTTTTGGCAAATAAAACAATTAATATAAGCTCAAATAATTTTGTGTGCAAACTATCAAAGCAATTGCACACAAAATTAGGTTATTCAGGTACGCTTGACCCTTTTGCAAGCGGAGCTTTGCTTTGTGCTTGTAAAAAACATACAAAATTATTTCGTTTTTTAGCACTTGATACAAAAAAATATCAAGCTTGTATTTGGTTTGGTGCAAGTAGCCCTAGCTTAGATAATGAAAATATAAGCTTAAGCGATGAAAGAAGACCTAGTTTAGATGAGATAAATAATGCTTTTTTGACTTTGCAAGGACAAATAAACTATATTCCACCAATTTTTAGTGCAAAAAAGATAAATGGAATTAGAGCATATAAACTTGCAAGAGAAAATAAAGAAGTAAAATTCAAAGAAAGCACTATGTTTGTAAAAGCAAAAATTCTTAATTATAATTATCCATTTTTAAGCTTTGAACTTGAGTGTAGTAAAGGAGCTTATGTACGTTCTTATGCACAAAAAATATGTGAATTTTTAAATATAAAAGGAACTTTAAGTGCTTTAAGAAGGCTAAGCGAAGGTGCTTTTAGTGAATTTAAAGAATATGATGCTTATTTAAGTGTTGCTTTAAAAGAATGTTTTTATAGTAAAGATAAAAGCGATATTTTGCTTGGAAAAAAACTTGATTTAAACGATTTTAATGTAAGAGAAGATGGGTTTTATAAAATTGATTTAGGAGATTATTTTGCTATTTTAAAAGTGCAAAATAATAGTATTTTTTATGAATTAAATAGGATAGAAAAATGTTAA
- a CDS encoding META domain-containing protein: MKKILLFTLCALIFTACTKEKALNLLKPENKEYKIAQIINKTTNEVYNAGSNWGFSVDNNRFGLYVGCNRIFGELLDGFSFDKVASTKMLCDAASMKVEDFVLSNLKDLKFGGSFLENNAMKILFK, from the coding sequence ATGAAAAAAATATTATTATTTACATTATGTGCATTAATTTTTACTGCTTGTACTAAAGAAAAGGCATTAAATCTTTTAAAACCAGAAAACAAAGAGTATAAAATTGCTCAGATAATTAACAAAACAACAAATGAAGTTTATAACGCTGGTTCTAATTGGGGCTTTAGCGTTGATAATAATAGATTTGGTCTTTATGTTGGTTGTAATAGAATTTTTGGTGAGCTTTTAGATGGTTTTTCTTTTGATAAGGTTGCAAGTACAAAAATGCTTTGCGATGCTGCTAGTATGAAGGTTGAAGACTTTGTATTGAGTAATTTAAAAGATTTAAAATTTGGTGGTTCTTTTTTAGAAAATAATGCAATGAAAATACTTTTTAAATGA
- a CDS encoding TlpA family protein disulfide reductase, with product MKFIKILFFLVFLCACSNNESSENTIKVGDKITLKSWDKQEITLQRTQNGFKLLNSDKILLIDIFGTFCPPCKAEAPALFELQQAKKDSLIILGLSYAESVSDEKLKEFTQNYNAYYFLTNDKRADDIVELIANDIKYTTQIQLPFKVMIKDGKYEKFNESYFILGKADEGLLRSSINKIEEKK from the coding sequence ATGAAATTTATAAAAATATTATTTTTCTTAGTGTTTTTATGTGCTTGTAGTAATAATGAAAGCAGTGAAAATACAATAAAAGTAGGCGATAAAATTACATTAAAAAGTTGGGATAAGCAAGAAATAACTTTACAAAGAACTCAAAATGGTTTTAAGTTATTAAATAGCGATAAGATTTTATTAATAGATATTTTTGGTACTTTTTGCCCACCTTGCAAGGCTGAAGCTCCAGCACTTTTTGAATTACAACAAGCAAAAAAGGATTCTTTAATAATCTTAGGTTTATCTTACGCAGAAAGCGTAAGTGATGAAAAATTAAAAGAATTTACACAAAATTATAATGCTTATTATTTTTTAACAAACGATAAAAGAGCTGATGATATTGTAGAGTTAATAGCAAATGATATAAAATATACAACCCAAATTCAACTACCATTTAAAGTAATGATTAAAGATGGAAAATATGAAAAATTTAATGAATCTTATTTTATTTTAGGTAAGGCTGATGAGGGCTTATTGCGTTCTAGCATTAATAAAATTGAGGAGAAAAAATGA
- the murC gene encoding UDP-N-acetylmuramate--L-alanine ligase — protein MKKIFFIGIGGIGLSALARFLNEQGYIVYGSDVYESELVKELRAEGIAVFIGHSASNLSDDTDLLIYSAVIDENNPERVKAKELNIKCLSRKQALPLILDKKQIFAVAGAHGKSTTSAILASILQSSFIIGAVDKRSGKNMLYRKNENIVFEADESDSSFLNLRPRLSIVTNAEPEHLEHYEHNLDKFYTAYLDFINQSNVVVLNAEDEFLATINNPKHIKLYPSKDIKNLKLQVKNYLPYISFDLKDYGTFSVLGHSKCIAVDAALAILSARNIGLSLSEIKQNLMNFCGIKKRFDILVANEKNIIIDDYAHHPTEVNETKQGVFAYAKELNINECVAIWQPHKYTRLIDNLEEFKTCFNGFNKLYILPVYSASQKEQSINLKEHFKNAIFIDDIKRKDDYLIAFKDKEEIILDNALYIGFNAGDLTYKLRGK, from the coding sequence ATGAAAAAGATTTTTTTTATTGGAATTGGTGGAATAGGACTTAGTGCTTTAGCTAGATTTTTAAATGAGCAAGGATATATTGTTTATGGAAGTGATGTTTATGAAAGTGAGTTGGTAAAAGAATTAAGAGCCGAAGGAATAGCAGTTTTTATAGGTCATAGTGCATCAAATCTTAGCGATGATACTGATTTACTTATTTATTCAGCAGTTATTGATGAAAACAACCCTGAAAGAGTTAAGGCAAAAGAATTAAATATTAAATGCCTTTCAAGAAAACAAGCCTTACCGCTAATCTTAGATAAAAAACAAATCTTTGCAGTAGCAGGCGCTCACGGTAAAAGTACTACTAGTGCAATACTTGCAAGTATTTTACAAAGCTCTTTTATAATAGGTGCGGTTGATAAAAGAAGTGGAAAAAATATGCTTTATCGTAAAAATGAAAATATAGTTTTTGAAGCAGATGAAAGCGATAGTTCTTTTTTAAATTTAAGACCAAGATTAAGCATTGTAACTAATGCAGAACCAGAGCATTTAGAACATTATGAACATAATTTAGATAAATTTTATACAGCATATTTAGATTTTATAAATCAAAGTAATGTGGTTGTTTTAAATGCAGAAGATGAATTTTTAGCTACTATTAATAATCCAAAACATATAAAATTATATCCTAGCAAAGATATAAAAAATCTAAAATTACAAGTAAAAAACTATCTACCATACATAAGTTTTGATTTAAAAGATTATGGAACTTTTAGCGTTTTAGGACATAGTAAATGTATTGCTGTTGATGCAGCTTTAGCTATTTTAAGCGCTAGAAATATAGGTCTTAGTTTAAGCGAAATAAAGCAAAATTTAATGAATTTTTGCGGTATAAAAAAGCGTTTTGATATTTTAGTTGCAAATGAAAAAAATATAATTATTGATGATTACGCTCATCATCCAACCGAAGTAAATGAAACAAAACAAGGCGTATTTGCTTATGCAAAAGAATTAAATATTAATGAATGTGTGGCAATTTGGCAACCGCATAAATATACAAGATTGATTGATAATTTAGAAGAATTTAAAACTTGCTTTAATGGTTTTAATAAACTTTATATTTTACCTGTTTATAGTGCTAGTCAAAAAGAGCAAAGTATAAATCTTAAAGAACATTTTAAAAATGCTATTTTTATTGATGATATAAAAAGAAAAGATGATTATTTAATCGCCTTTAAAGATAAGGAAGAAATTATTTTAGATAATGCTTTATATATTGGTTTTAACGCAGGTGATTTAACATATAAATTAAGGGGGAAGTGA